In Meriones unguiculatus strain TT.TT164.6M chromosome 17, Bangor_MerUng_6.1, whole genome shotgun sequence, a single window of DNA contains:
- the Nepro gene encoding nucleolus and neural progenitor protein isoform X2: MAAAARPGAEPWNRVRIPQAGSRRTLTVEEPSATLDVCAAAAIKGCHLVTQSLKSPALDVEVDVLCSVLYSNHNRLGRHKPHLALRQVEQCLKRLKNMHLEDSVEDLSELLSASETQPGATKTRVVPSQPVVEVALMKVLGGCKLLLRLLDCCCKAFLLTVKHLGLQEFIILNLVIVGLVSRLWVLHKGLLRRLISLYEPLFGLFQEVSRIQPMPYFKDFAFPSDITDFLGPPYLEVFNKKTPAAFATKGVTKLLNKLFLMKEQLPKINEDTVDRISKTSQQMKSNLQSSVDLGQPVKMSKKTKKEQPSGFDVRALCMRLRNKAAQETNCEFKYSQSKTKTTKHPSQKLRRTHWANSIVQRIQVTKTFTQLSEEIQMAIVWSRKKKLKAQATYLGNKLLKSNRLRHVEAQGHSLPKKLQCMKTSLCNCLLRGTSKHPPRQRRSKHKVLSRQRKPQRKLQSTFLKEAQQVPEGTLKSTGGTSAKCRRSGGTVQRSDISPNRKQVLRRLSKPGLKTKELGIHRNPTGGSGNETGLWMKRQIDNAPASAKEADDIDDIFALMGV; this comes from the exons ATGGCCGCCGCGGCGCGGCCCGGAGCGGAGCCGTGGAACCGCGTGAGGATCCCCCAGGCGGGCAGCCGCCGCACACTCACGGTGGAGGAGCCCAGCGCCACCCTGG ATGTCTGCGCTGCAGCTGCCATTAAAGGATGCCATCTCGTCACACAGTCACTCAAGAGCCCGGCCTTAGATGTGGAAGTCGATGTGTTATGCTCAGTTCTCTACAGCAATCACAACAGACTGGGCCGCCACAAGCCGCATTTGGCCCTCAGACAG GTAGAACAGTGCTTAAAGCGTTTGAAAAACATGCATTTGGAGGACTCAGTTGAAGACCTGTCAGAGTTGTTGTCTGCCAG TGAAACTCAGCCTGGAGCTACCAAAACCCGTGTCGTCCCCAGCCAGCCGGTGGTGGAGGTAGCGCTGATGAAGGTTTTGGGGGGCTGCAAGTTGTTGCTGCGCTTGCTGGACTGCTGCTGCAAGGCATTCCT ATTGACTGTGAAGCACTTGGGGTTGCAGGAATTCATTATTTTGAACCTAGTGATTGTTGGGCTGGTAAGCAGGTTATG GGTTCTTCATAAAGGACTTTTAAGGAGGCTGATTTCCTTATATGAACCATTGTTTGGATTGTTTCAGGAGGTCTCCAGGATTCAGCCCATGCCTTACTTCAAAGATTTTGCCTTTCCCTCAGACATCACTGACTTTCTAGGTCCCCCTTACCTTGAAGTCTTTAATAAAAAAACGCCTGCAGCTTTTGCCACTAAAGGAGTAACTAAGTTGCTAAACAAactatttttaatgaaagaacAACTACCAAAGATCAATGAAGACACTGTAGATAGAATTTCCAAAACATCTCAACAaatgaaaagcaatctacagagtagTGTGGACCTGGGACAGCCAGTGAAAATGAGTAAAAAGACCAAAAAAG AACAGCCTTCGGGATTTGACGTGCGGGCTCTCTGCATGAGGCTGCGAAACAAAGCTGCTCAG GAGACCAACTGTGAGTTTAAATATTCTCAGTCCAAAACAAAGACAACCAAACATCCCTCTCAGAAACTGAGAAGAACTCACTGGGCTAACAGTATTGTGCAAAGAATCCAAGTGACCAAGACTTTCACCCAACTTTCTGAAGAAATCCAAATGGCAATTGTGTGGTCACGGAAAAAAAAGCTCAAGGCTCAGGCCACCTATCTGGGCAACAAACTTCTTAAGAGTAACAGGCTTAGACATGTGGAAGCTCAAGGGCACAG TTTGCCAAAGAAGTTACAGTGCATGAAAACATCTCTTTGCAACTGCCTTCTTCGAGGCACTTCAAAGCATCCTCCCAGACAAAGAAGATCAAAGCATAAAGTTTTATCGAGACAAAGAAAACCGCAGAGAAAGTTGCAGTCAACTTTTTTAAAGGAAGCCCAGCAGGTCCCTGAAGGGACCCTGAAGAGCACTGGGGGCACCAGTGCTAAGTGCAGACGCTCAGGTGGGACAGTTCAGAGGTCGGATATCAGTCCTAACCGAAAGCAGGTCTTGAGAAGACTTTCAAAGCCTGGCCTAAAAACAAAGGAGCTGGGGATCCATAGGAATCCTACAGGGGGCAGTGGAAATGAAACTGGTTTGTGGATGAAGAGACAGATAGACAATGCACCAGCAAGTGCTAAGGAGGCAGATGACATTGATGATATTTTCGCTTTGATGGGAGTGTAG
- the Nepro gene encoding nucleolus and neural progenitor protein isoform X1, with translation MAAAARPGAEPWNRVRIPQAGSRRTLTVEEPSATLGRPFRSANDAVNVEMPSLISTVPALDVCAAAAIKGCHLVTQSLKSPALDVEVDVLCSVLYSNHNRLGRHKPHLALRQVEQCLKRLKNMHLEDSVEDLSELLSASETQPGATKTRVVPSQPVVEVALMKVLGGCKLLLRLLDCCCKAFLLTVKHLGLQEFIILNLVIVGLVSRLWVLHKGLLRRLISLYEPLFGLFQEVSRIQPMPYFKDFAFPSDITDFLGPPYLEVFNKKTPAAFATKGVTKLLNKLFLMKEQLPKINEDTVDRISKTSQQMKSNLQSSVDLGQPVKMSKKTKKEQPSGFDVRALCMRLRNKAAQETNCEFKYSQSKTKTTKHPSQKLRRTHWANSIVQRIQVTKTFTQLSEEIQMAIVWSRKKKLKAQATYLGNKLLKSNRLRHVEAQGHSLPKKLQCMKTSLCNCLLRGTSKHPPRQRRSKHKVLSRQRKPQRKLQSTFLKEAQQVPEGTLKSTGGTSAKCRRSGGTVQRSDISPNRKQVLRRLSKPGLKTKELGIHRNPTGGSGNETGLWMKRQIDNAPASAKEADDIDDIFALMGV, from the exons ATGGCCGCCGCGGCGCGGCCCGGAGCGGAGCCGTGGAACCGCGTGAGGATCCCCCAGGCGGGCAGCCGCCGCACACTCACGGTGGAGGAGCCCAGCGCCACCCTGG gcaGACCATTTCGTTCAGCAAATGATGCAGTAAATGTAGAGATGCCGAGTCTCATTTCAACTGTCCCTGCTTTAGATGTCTGCGCTGCAGCTGCCATTAAAGGATGCCATCTCGTCACACAGTCACTCAAGAGCCCGGCCTTAGATGTGGAAGTCGATGTGTTATGCTCAGTTCTCTACAGCAATCACAACAGACTGGGCCGCCACAAGCCGCATTTGGCCCTCAGACAG GTAGAACAGTGCTTAAAGCGTTTGAAAAACATGCATTTGGAGGACTCAGTTGAAGACCTGTCAGAGTTGTTGTCTGCCAG TGAAACTCAGCCTGGAGCTACCAAAACCCGTGTCGTCCCCAGCCAGCCGGTGGTGGAGGTAGCGCTGATGAAGGTTTTGGGGGGCTGCAAGTTGTTGCTGCGCTTGCTGGACTGCTGCTGCAAGGCATTCCT ATTGACTGTGAAGCACTTGGGGTTGCAGGAATTCATTATTTTGAACCTAGTGATTGTTGGGCTGGTAAGCAGGTTATG GGTTCTTCATAAAGGACTTTTAAGGAGGCTGATTTCCTTATATGAACCATTGTTTGGATTGTTTCAGGAGGTCTCCAGGATTCAGCCCATGCCTTACTTCAAAGATTTTGCCTTTCCCTCAGACATCACTGACTTTCTAGGTCCCCCTTACCTTGAAGTCTTTAATAAAAAAACGCCTGCAGCTTTTGCCACTAAAGGAGTAACTAAGTTGCTAAACAAactatttttaatgaaagaacAACTACCAAAGATCAATGAAGACACTGTAGATAGAATTTCCAAAACATCTCAACAaatgaaaagcaatctacagagtagTGTGGACCTGGGACAGCCAGTGAAAATGAGTAAAAAGACCAAAAAAG AACAGCCTTCGGGATTTGACGTGCGGGCTCTCTGCATGAGGCTGCGAAACAAAGCTGCTCAG GAGACCAACTGTGAGTTTAAATATTCTCAGTCCAAAACAAAGACAACCAAACATCCCTCTCAGAAACTGAGAAGAACTCACTGGGCTAACAGTATTGTGCAAAGAATCCAAGTGACCAAGACTTTCACCCAACTTTCTGAAGAAATCCAAATGGCAATTGTGTGGTCACGGAAAAAAAAGCTCAAGGCTCAGGCCACCTATCTGGGCAACAAACTTCTTAAGAGTAACAGGCTTAGACATGTGGAAGCTCAAGGGCACAG TTTGCCAAAGAAGTTACAGTGCATGAAAACATCTCTTTGCAACTGCCTTCTTCGAGGCACTTCAAAGCATCCTCCCAGACAAAGAAGATCAAAGCATAAAGTTTTATCGAGACAAAGAAAACCGCAGAGAAAGTTGCAGTCAACTTTTTTAAAGGAAGCCCAGCAGGTCCCTGAAGGGACCCTGAAGAGCACTGGGGGCACCAGTGCTAAGTGCAGACGCTCAGGTGGGACAGTTCAGAGGTCGGATATCAGTCCTAACCGAAAGCAGGTCTTGAGAAGACTTTCAAAGCCTGGCCTAAAAACAAAGGAGCTGGGGATCCATAGGAATCCTACAGGGGGCAGTGGAAATGAAACTGGTTTGTGGATGAAGAGACAGATAGACAATGCACCAGCAAGTGCTAAGGAGGCAGATGACATTGATGATATTTTCGCTTTGATGGGAGTGTAG
- the Nepro gene encoding nucleolus and neural progenitor protein isoform X3, with protein MHLEDSVEDLSELLSASETQPGATKTRVVPSQPVVEVALMKVLGGCKLLLRLLDCCCKAFLLTVKHLGLQEFIILNLVIVGLVSRLWVLHKGLLRRLISLYEPLFGLFQEVSRIQPMPYFKDFAFPSDITDFLGPPYLEVFNKKTPAAFATKGVTKLLNKLFLMKEQLPKINEDTVDRISKTSQQMKSNLQSSVDLGQPVKMSKKTKKEQPSGFDVRALCMRLRNKAAQETNCEFKYSQSKTKTTKHPSQKLRRTHWANSIVQRIQVTKTFTQLSEEIQMAIVWSRKKKLKAQATYLGNKLLKSNRLRHVEAQGHSLPKKLQCMKTSLCNCLLRGTSKHPPRQRRSKHKVLSRQRKPQRKLQSTFLKEAQQVPEGTLKSTGGTSAKCRRSGGTVQRSDISPNRKQVLRRLSKPGLKTKELGIHRNPTGGSGNETGLWMKRQIDNAPASAKEADDIDDIFALMGV; from the exons ATGCATTTGGAGGACTCAGTTGAAGACCTGTCAGAGTTGTTGTCTGCCAG TGAAACTCAGCCTGGAGCTACCAAAACCCGTGTCGTCCCCAGCCAGCCGGTGGTGGAGGTAGCGCTGATGAAGGTTTTGGGGGGCTGCAAGTTGTTGCTGCGCTTGCTGGACTGCTGCTGCAAGGCATTCCT ATTGACTGTGAAGCACTTGGGGTTGCAGGAATTCATTATTTTGAACCTAGTGATTGTTGGGCTGGTAAGCAGGTTATG GGTTCTTCATAAAGGACTTTTAAGGAGGCTGATTTCCTTATATGAACCATTGTTTGGATTGTTTCAGGAGGTCTCCAGGATTCAGCCCATGCCTTACTTCAAAGATTTTGCCTTTCCCTCAGACATCACTGACTTTCTAGGTCCCCCTTACCTTGAAGTCTTTAATAAAAAAACGCCTGCAGCTTTTGCCACTAAAGGAGTAACTAAGTTGCTAAACAAactatttttaatgaaagaacAACTACCAAAGATCAATGAAGACACTGTAGATAGAATTTCCAAAACATCTCAACAaatgaaaagcaatctacagagtagTGTGGACCTGGGACAGCCAGTGAAAATGAGTAAAAAGACCAAAAAAG AACAGCCTTCGGGATTTGACGTGCGGGCTCTCTGCATGAGGCTGCGAAACAAAGCTGCTCAG GAGACCAACTGTGAGTTTAAATATTCTCAGTCCAAAACAAAGACAACCAAACATCCCTCTCAGAAACTGAGAAGAACTCACTGGGCTAACAGTATTGTGCAAAGAATCCAAGTGACCAAGACTTTCACCCAACTTTCTGAAGAAATCCAAATGGCAATTGTGTGGTCACGGAAAAAAAAGCTCAAGGCTCAGGCCACCTATCTGGGCAACAAACTTCTTAAGAGTAACAGGCTTAGACATGTGGAAGCTCAAGGGCACAG TTTGCCAAAGAAGTTACAGTGCATGAAAACATCTCTTTGCAACTGCCTTCTTCGAGGCACTTCAAAGCATCCTCCCAGACAAAGAAGATCAAAGCATAAAGTTTTATCGAGACAAAGAAAACCGCAGAGAAAGTTGCAGTCAACTTTTTTAAAGGAAGCCCAGCAGGTCCCTGAAGGGACCCTGAAGAGCACTGGGGGCACCAGTGCTAAGTGCAGACGCTCAGGTGGGACAGTTCAGAGGTCGGATATCAGTCCTAACCGAAAGCAGGTCTTGAGAAGACTTTCAAAGCCTGGCCTAAAAACAAAGGAGCTGGGGATCCATAGGAATCCTACAGGGGGCAGTGGAAATGAAACTGGTTTGTGGATGAAGAGACAGATAGACAATGCACCAGCAAGTGCTAAGGAGGCAGATGACATTGATGATATTTTCGCTTTGATGGGAGTGTAG